In Clavibacter californiensis, the sequence GCGCGGATCCCGGCGTCGCCCGTCTCCCCGCAGGTCCCGCTGAACCTCGCGCTGGGCGGTCTCATCGGCCTCGCGCTCGGCGTCGCGGCGGCCGTGCTGCGCGCCACGCTGGACACGCGGATCCGCGGCGAGCGCGACCTGCGTCTCGTGACGCACGCACCCATCCTCGGCGGCATCGCGTACGACCCGAAGGCCAAGGATCGCCCGCTCATCGTGCAGTCGGATCCGCGCAGCCCGCGCGCCGAGTCCTTCCGCAGCCTGCGCACGAACCTGCAGTTCCTCGACTTCGGCGGCCGCGCGCGCAGCTTCGTCATCACGAGCGCGGTGGAGTCCGAGGGCAAGTCCACCACGAGCGCCAACCTCGCCATCGCGCTGAGCGACGCGGGCGCCCGGGTCGCGGTCATCGACGCCGACCTGCGCCGTCCCAAGCTCGCGTCCTACCTCGGGCTCGAGGGGGCGGTCGGGCTCACCGACGTGCTCATCGGCCGCGCGGAGCTGAAGGACGTCCTGCAGCCGTGGGGCAACCGCAACATGTTCGTGCTGCCGGCCGGGCAGATCCCGCCGAACCCGAGCGAGCTGCTCGGATCGCGCACCATGGTCACGCTCCTCAAGGAGCTCGAGGCCGAGTTCGACACCGTGCTCATCGCCGCGCCGCCCCTCCTCCCCGTCACGGACAGCGCCGTGCTGTCGAAGAGCGCGGGCGGGGCGATCCTCATCGTGTCGTCCGGTCGCGCGCATCGCGGCCAGGTCCACGCGGCCATCGAGTCGCTGAACAGCGTCGGCGCCGAGGTGCTCGGCGTCGTGCTGACCATGCTCCCGACCAAGGGCCCCGACGCCTACGGGTACGGCCAGTACGGCTACTCGTACGTGCGCCCCGACAGCGCCGAGACCGCGAGCCCGGCCGCTCCCTGACCCGCCGCCGACCCGTGTCGTCCCGGCTGGTCCCGCGGGGGCCTGTACGATCCGGATGACACCACCGCTCGACCCCGCATCTCCCGTCGCGCGGATCGGCGGCCCGTGCTCCACCGAGAGGAGCGGGTCGCGGCTCGTCGGCGGGACGCGGACCGGATCCGGCCCCCCGCGAGGGTGAGCCGCCCGCGGCCGCACGATGCCCGCCACACCGGGAGACACCATGTCGGCTCACGCCGAGGCGCGACCGCGCCGCCCACGACGTCCGTCCGGCCACCGCGCCACTCGATCCGCGGGCGCCGCGCGTGGCTAGGTCGGCGCCGGACGGCCGGAAGCCCATGGCCGTCACGGGACGCACCCGCCGGCGTCGTCCGTCGCTCGGCCGCATCATCCCCGGGGTCGGCGTCACCGCTGTGGTCGCCTTCCTCGTCATCGACCTGATCCTCGTCTCGGCCGCCGTGACCCGCACCGGCGGGGGATCCCCCGACGAGGGCACCGCAGCCCCTTCGCCGTCCGCCACCAGCACCGACGCCGCCGCGAGCCCGACGCCCGCGCCGAGCGCCACCCCGAGCACGACCGTGGCCGCGCCCACCGTCTTCCTCGCGGCGGGGAACGCCGAGGTCGCCTGGCGCACCACGGGTGGCTCCTGCACGGGCGAGCCCGCCCGCATCCAGACCACCATCGACGAGGGCCGCACCTGGGACACCCGCTCGACGGGCTCGTTCGATGCGCGCCGTATCCTCGCGCTGCAGGTGGAGAGCCCGGACGTCGGCAGCATCGTCGCCGACGTGACCGCCGCGTGCACCCGCACCACGCTCCAGAGCTTCACGGGCGGCGAGTTCTGGCGCGACGCGCCCGCGCTCACGGCGACGACCGCGTACGTCGACCCGGCACAGCCCGGCACGGTCCAGCTCGTCCAGGGCCCGCGGGAGGCTCCGTGCGACGACGCCGTCCAGGTCGTCGACAGCGGCCAGGCCGCGGCGGTGCTCTGCGGATCCGGCGCGCTGCACGTCCGCTCGGGCAGCGGCGACTTCCGCCAGGTCGACGCCCCCGGTGTCCTCGCGCTGGCGCTCGGCACGGACGGCATCCTCACGGCGGGCACCGCCGGATCCTGCGCGGGCACGAGCGTCGGCCGCATCGTGCCGGCCTCGGGCGCCGTGAGCGTCCTCGGCTGCGCGGCGGCCGCCCCCACCAGCGGATCCGTCGCCATCTCGGCAGCGGGTCGCGACGTCTGGCTGCTCACCGGCGACTCCGTCAGCATCTCCGCCGACGGAGGGGCCACCTGGTGACCTCGGCGCCCGGCCTCGCGCCGTCGCCGCGTCGACGCCGGGCTCGGCGCCCCTGGACGCGTCGCCGTGTCGTGACGGTCGCCGTCGCCGCGATCGCCGTCCTCCTCCTCCTCTGGATCGCGTGGGTCGCCGCCCGCGCCCTCCTCGCCCGCGGGGAGCTCGAGCAGGCAGTGCCGCTCGCGTCCTCCGTGCAGAGCGACCTCCTGGCGGGCGACCCCGCGGGAGCGTCGGCGAACGTCGCGCAGCTGCGCGATCACTCCGCGCGCGCGGTGTCGCTCACGGGGGATCCGGTCTGGGCCGTCACCGAGCACGTGCCGTTCGTGGGCCCCAACCTCCGCGCCTTCCGCGAGATCGCCGGGATCGTCGACCGCATCGGCGGCGAGGCGCTCCAGCCCGTCGTCGGCATCGCCGGCACGCTCGACGTCGCGAGCCTCACGCCGAAGGACGGGCGGCTCGACCTCGACCCCATCGTGGCCGCGCAGGAGCCCGTCCGCCAGGCCGACGACGCGCTCGACGCGGCGCTGACCGACGTGACGGCCATCGACACCGGCAGCACCATCCGCCCGGTCGCCGACGCCGTCGCGCGCCTCGAGGAGACGGTGGGCAAGGCCGCCGAGACGCTCGCCGTCGTGCGCCACGTCACCGACCTCGCGCCCGCCATGCTCGGCGCCGACGGCGACCGCAGCTACCTGCTCATGTTCCAGAACAACGCCGAGGTGCGCTCCACGGGAGGCATCCCCGGCGCCCTGGCGCTCGTCCGCACGGGCGGCGGCGCGTTCTCGCTCGCCGCCCAGGACTCGGCGCGCGCGTTCCCGCGCCTCGCGGAGCCCGCCCTGCCGCTGGATCCCCAGACCGCCGGCCTCTACGGCACGATCACCGGCCGCTACATGCAGGACGTCACGCTGACTCCCGAGTTCCCCCAGGCCGCACCGCTCGCCGCCGAGATGTGGCGGCTCAAGCACGGCCAGGCGGTCGACGGCGTGATCAGCATCGACCCGGTCGCCCTCTCGTACCTGCTCGAGGCCACCGGCCCCATCACGCTCGCGACCGGCGACGTGCTCCGCTCCGACGACGCCGTCGACCTGCTCCTGCACGACGTCTACCTGCGCTACCCGAACCCGGACGTCCAGGACGCCGTCTTCGCGAGCGTCGCCGACTCGGTGTTCGCGAAGGTCTCCTCCGGGGACGTGGATCCGGCCGCGCTGGTGAAGGCGCTGGGGCACGCCGCCGAGGAGCGTCGCATCCTGATCTGGAACTCGCGCGCCGACGAGCAGGCGACCCTCGACGGCACCACGTTCCAGGGCTCGCTGCCCGCCGACAACGACGAGTCGACGGTCTTCGGCGTTTTCCTCAACGACTCGACCGGCGCGAAGATGGACTACTTCCTCTCGCTGCGGACCACGCTCGCGATGGCCATGTGCCGGGACGACGGCAGGCCGGACTACCGCACCGAGGTGATCCTCGGATCCACGGCGCCGGCCGACGCGGCCTCGCTGCCCTTCGTGGTCACGGGCGGAGGCGTGTACGGCGTCGCGCCCGGTGACGTCAAGACGCGCGTGGCGGTGTACGGTCCCCCTGGCACGGTTCCGCTGCGGGTGCACATCGACGGCCAGGAGACGCAGTTCCAGCCGGAGATCGTGGGCGGGCGGGCCGTCGCGCAGGTCGAGGTGACGCTGAAGCCCGGTCAGGAGGTCCGCATAACGGTGGACACGCTGGGTGACAAAAAGACCGACACCCCCCTCTCCATCGTCACGACGCCCGTAATTAACACGATCGCAACGCAGTTCCGCTCGCTGTCCTGCGATCCGGCCCAGTAGTCTCCTCCGTGGGGGAATGAACGACGGCGGACCCGAGTCCGCTAGTGGCCCCTGTGCACCACGCGCAACTCACACTGGGGGAACCACATGCTCAAGAAGATCCTCGCCGGGGCGGCCATCGCCCTCGCCGCGACGTTCACCGTCGCCACCGCCGCCAACGCGGACCCGTACACGCCCGAGGGCGGCGTCACCGTCAGCGACCCGACCGTTGCGCCCGGCGAGAGCACCGTCCTGTCCTTCGGGCCTGGTTCGTTCGCTCCCGTCAGCCCCGTCACCATCACCATCTCCGGTGAGGACGCGGCGAACGCCACGCTCGCCTCCTTCCGCACGGCCCCCATGGCCGTGACGACCAACTCCATCACCAAGACCTCGGCCAACGACGGCAGCCTCCGCGTCACCGTCACGCTGCCGGCTGGTAGCGCCGCGGGCTCCTACGCCCTCACCGGCACGGACGCCCAGGGCAACACCGTCTCCACGACCATCTCGGTCGTCGCGGCCGCCGGCAACGGCACCGCGACCGGTGGCTCCAGCGCCGACGGCGCCGCGGGCCTCCCCGTCACGGGTGGACAGCTGCCCGTCGTCCTCATCTGGACCGGCGGCGGCCTGCTGCTGCTCGGTGCCGCTCTCGTGGTCGTGCTCGCCACGGTCCGTCGCCAGCGCGCCACGGTCTGACCCACATCACGGACAGCGTCGCCTGACTCCCTCCCGGAGCCTGGTGGCGGAAGGCCCCGAGGCATCCGCCTCGGGGCCTTCCGCCGTCTCCGGGCGCCGTGACGAGGCGGCGGTTGACCCCAGTCCGGGGCAGATCCCGCCGTCCACTCGGCAGGGGCGGCGGACGCGGCTAGCATCTCCAACGTGGGTTTACCCGACCCGCTGTCTGCCTGAAGGCGTCGACCCGAAATCGCGCCCCGCGGACACCACCGCTCCGAGGCGATACCCGTCGTGCCCCCGCACGTCCGTCCCGGGCGCATCAGAGAAGGCCCACCCGAGATGCTCGCCAAGACCCTGGCGGGCGCGTTCGTCGCGCTCGTGATCACCGTTTCCGTCCCCGTCGCCGCCCAGGCGGAGAACTACGTCCCCAAGGACTCCACCGTCGCCTGCAGCGGCATGACCGTCACCCCGGCCGCCGTCGCCCCCGGCGAGTCGGTCCGGATCGCCGGCGTCGCCGGATCCTTCACCGCGGGCGAGACCGTCGCCGTGCGCCTCTCCGCCGCGGCAGGCGCACCCGCCGCAGCCGGCGACCCCGCCGCATCCCTCACCGCGGCCGCCGACGGCTCCGTCTCGGGCACGCTCGTCGTCCCGACGACGGCGACCGGCACCTGGCGCGCCAACCAGACCGCCGCGTCGGGCGACCACTGGTGCGGCATCGTCTCCGTCGTCCCGGCGAGCACCCGCACTGCGGCGGATGCGGGCTCGCTGCCCATCACCGGCGGCACGCTGCCCATCGGCCCCGCGATCACCGGCGGCGGGCTGCTCCTCGCCGGCGCCGCGGCCGCGGGCATCGCGACGGCTCGCCGTCGTCGCGCCTCCTGACGCCCGACGCCGCTCCCGACCCGACGTGGGCGGATCCGATCACGACCGGATCCGCCCGCGTCGTCGTGTCCGCGCCCCGATGAGCGCCGCCGTCGCCGCGCCGAGGAGAGCTCCTGCCCCGTTGGCCGCCACGTCGGTGACGGACGCCACGCGCACCGGCAGGAACGCGCCCTGCGCGAGCTCCACCGTCGCCGACATGGCGGTCCCGGCGAGCACGACGACCCACCAGCGGGGAACCCCGAAGGCGAGCACGCCGAGCATGCCGAGCGGGGCGAACAGGGCGACGTTCGCGGCCTCCTCGAGCATCGTGTAGCGGAACCATGGCATCCCGTGGTGCTGCACGAACACGACGCCGCGCATCAGATGGGGATGGACGCCGCGGTCGACGCTGTCCGGGGTGAGCGTGACCAGCCTGATCAGGGCGACGTACGCCAGGAGCAGCACGGTGGCCTGCCGCCGGCGGATGCGTCGGCGCTCGCGATCCCGCCGGGCGCCCCAGGCCGAACGGCCGGTCGCGGTGCCATCGGCCGTCGCGCCAGGCGGGGAGCGGGGGCGGCGGGACCCATCGGGCCGCAGCCTGGCAACGCGCCCCCGGCGGGGAATGCGCCGCGGATCGCGCCCGTTCTCCCCGGGGTGACCCACCTCGAACGCGTGCCCCTGGACGTCCTCGACCTCGCTCCCCGTCCCTTCGGCGGCACGAACGCCGACGCCGTCGCGGGCAGCATCCGGCTCGCGCAGGCCGCCGAGGCCGCGGGGTACTCGAGGTTCTGGGTGGCCGAGCACCACGGCATGCCCGGGATCGCGAGCTCCGCCCCCGCCGTCCTGCTGGCCGGCATCGCCGCGCGCACGTCCACCATCCGCGTCGGCAGCGGGGGCGTCATGCTGCCGAACCACACGCCGCTCGTCGTCGCCGAGCAGTTCGGGACCCTCCGCGCCCTCTACGGCGACCGCATCGACCTCGGCATCGGCCGGGCTCCCGGCACCGACGGCGCGACCGCGATGGCGCTCCGCCGCAGCGAGGCGGGCCTCGGCGTCGACGACTTCCCGCAGCAGCTCGTCGACCTGGTCGGCTTCTTCTCGGGCGGCATGGCGGACGACAACCCGCTGCGTGGCATCACGGCCGTCCCGGGGCTCGGCGACCGCCCGCAGATGTGGCTCCTGGGATCCAGCGGCTACTCCGCGCAGGTCGCCGCCGCGCTCGGGATCCGGTTCGCCTTCGCGCACCACTTCGCCGGCGACCGCACGGAGCAGGCGCTCGCGCTGTACCGCGAGCGCTTCGAGCCGAGCGACGACCTCGCCGCGCCGCACAGCGCCATCGCGGTGAACGTCATCGCCGACGAGGACCCCGAGGTCGTCGAGCGCGAGGCGCGTGCGGGCCGCATCACGTGGCTCCGCATGCGGCAGGGCGGGAAGCCCCAGCCCGTGGATCCGGCCAAGGCCGCCGCGTATGCGTTCAGCGACCTCGAGCGCGAGATCATCGGGGCGCGTGACCGCCGCCAGGCGATCGGCTCTCCCGACGCCGTGCGCATCGGCCTCGAGCGCCTGCTCTCGAGCACGGGCGCCGACGAGCTCATCGTCGCGCCGTCGTCCACGACGCTCGAGCACCGCATCCAGACGCTCCGCATCGTGCGCGATCTGGCTATCGGGGAGGCTCGCGCGGCCTGATCGCGAGTGCACTCATCACATTTCGGCCACGGGGAGCTGAGACCCTCCCTGAGGCGGATGTCGCGCCTCCGGGCGCGGGTTAGATTCGTACCATGAGGAAAACTGACCTGACCATCTCGACCCGGTTGGGCGCGTTCCTCGGACTCGTCGGCATGAGCACGATCGCCGGCGTGCTCGTCGCCGCCATGGTGACCCCGGCCATCGCCGTCTCCGGCATCGCGGCCAACAGCACGATCGGGGTCTTCGAGGACATCCCCGACAACCTGCAGATCGACAACCTCGCCCAGAAGACCGTGCTGTACGCCAAGCAGGGCGACCAGCAGGTCCCCTTCGCCGAGTTCTTCTCGCAGGACCGCGAGGAGGTCCCGTGGGAGGCCGTCTCGTCGTACGCGAAGGACGCCGCGATCGCGACCGAGGACCCCCGCTACTACGAGCACGGCGGCGTCGACGTCCTCTCGGCCGCTCGCGCGCTCGCGCAGAACGTGCTGAACAAGGAGGTCCAGTCCGGCGCCTCCACCATCACGATGCAGTACGTCCGCAACGTCCTGGTCCAGAAGGCCCAGAACATGGTCGACTCCTCCGACGAGGCCACTCAGGCCGAGGGACGCAAGGCCTTCCAGGAGGCCACCCAGCCCGACATGCCCCGCAAGCTCAAGGAGATGCGGATGGCGATCGGGGTGGAGAAGAAGTACTCCAAGAACGAGATCCTCCTCGCCTACCTCAACATCGCGAACTTCGGCAGCCGGGTCTACGGCATCGAGTCCGCGGCGCGCTACTACTTCAACGTCTCCGCCGCCGACCTGACCCTCGAGCAGGCCGCGAGCCTCATCGCCACGGTCAACGCGCCCGAGGTCTTCAAGATCGACAACCCGGACAACCTCGGGCGCAACAAGGAGCGCCGCGACCTGCTGCTGCGGAACATGCTCAAGGAGCAGAAGATCACGCAGGAGCAGTACGACACGGCGTCTGCCGCCGCCATCACGCCGACGATCACGCCCTCCACGAGCGGCTGCATCCAGGCGAACCCGATCTCGGCCGCCTACTTCTGCGACTACGTGAAGAACGAGATCCTGACGAACCCGGAGTTCGGCGCGACCCCGGCCGAGCGCGACGCCGTGCTCAAGCGCGGCGGCATGCAGGTCTACACGACGCTCGACCTCGACATCCAGGGCAACGCGGCGGAGCAGATGCGCAAGCAGGTGCCGACGACCGCGCGGTTCACGAAGATCGGCGGATCGGTGGTCTCCCGCGAGGTGAAGACCGGCCGCATCATCGCGATGGCGCAGAACACCGACTACGGCGTCGCGGCCGACCAGGCCGGCGTCACGGAGATCAACTACTCGGCCGACAAGGCCCACGGCGGCTCCGCCGGGTTCCAGGTCGGATCCACGTACAAGATCTTCACCCTGGTGGACTGGCTGAAGAGCGGGAAGTCCGTCTACCAGACCGTGAACGCGTCGAAGACGAAGTGGAACCAGTCCGAGTTCCGCGCCTGCGGGGAGCGCGTGGGATCCGAGCCGTACACGGTCACCAACGACACGAACACGGGTGCGACCTCGAACCAGACGGTCCTCCAGGCGACCGTGGCGTCCGTGAACTCGGCGTTCATCGCCATGGCCAGCCAGCTCGACATCTGCGACATCAACCAGACGGCGAAGGACATGGGCGTCTACAACGCCGACAACCGCGATCTGCAGAACTACCCGCCGGACGTGGTCGGCTCGGGCGGCAACAACGTCGCCCCGCTCCAGATGGCGACCGCCTTCGCCTCCGTGGCGAACCAGGGCACGATGTGCCCGCCCATCGCGATCGACAAGGTCGTCCTCCCGGACGAGTCGGAGCTCGTGACCCCGAAGAGCGAGTGCGCGCAGGCCATGAGCCCGGAGGTCGCCAACACGGCCGCCTTCACGCTCAAGGCGGTCATGGGCGGCACCGGCGCGGCGTCGAACCCGCGCGACGGCACCGAGATCATGGGCAAGACCGGCACGACCGACCGCTCGAAGGACACCTGGTTCGTCGGATCCTCGACCGAGGTCACGACGGCCGTCTGGGTCGGCAACGTCGAGGGCTTCGCGTCCATGCGCCGCAACGTCCTCAACGGCTCGGCCGCGGACAGCGCGCGTCACCGGATCTTCAAGCCGCTGCAGACGTTCATCGACGACCGCTACCCGGCGGAGGGCTTCCCCGCCCCGAGCAGCACGCTGACGAAGAAGCCGTACGTGCCGCCGGCACCGAAGCCCACGCAGTCGGCGGCGCCCACGGCACCCGAGGCGCCCGCCGCTCCGGCGGCGCCCGCCCAGCCCGCCCCTCCCGCGGAGGAGTGAGCCCGCGCTCGATGGGGAGCGCGCGCCGACGGCCGTCGCCTCCGGGCGGCGGCCGTCGTGCTGTGCGCCGCCGGGCCCCGGATGCCTCGGATCGCGCGACTCGTAGACTGGACGACCGCTCCACCACCGACCCGGGAAGGCCATCATGACCGGGACCCCGACGTCCGCACCCGCGCGCGTGCGCACGCTCCTGCCCGGCATCGAGGGGCTCCGCGGGGTCGCCGCCGTCGCCGTGCTGCTGTACCACGTGCAGCGCCAGCTGGCCCGGCCCACCACCGACGTCCCGCTCGTCGGCGAGGTCGCCTTCTTCAGCCACGGCGTCACGCTGTTCTTCGTGCTGAGCGGCTTCCTGCTGTTCCTGCCGTTCGCGCGCGGACTCGTCGACGGCGGCGCGATGCCGCGGCTGTCGCGCTACGCCGCCAACCGCGTCCTCCGCGTCTTCCCGGGCTACATCGTGGTGCTGCTGCTCGTGAGCCTCGTGCTGCGCATCGCGATCCTGCCGCGCGAGACCCGTGACGCCGGCATCTCGGTGGGCACGCTCGGACCGGTCGACACGGTCGTGAACGCGCTGCTGCTGCAGGGCTACACGCCGCGCACGCTCCGCAGCGGGATCGAGGTCGCGTGGACGCTCGCCGTCGAGGTGTCCTTCTACGTGGTGCTGCCCGTCGTGGCGCTCCTCGCGGCGCGGCTGCTGCGGGGGAGGGCCACGTGGATCCGCGCCCTCGCACCCGCGGCCGTGCTCCTGCTGATCGGCGTGGCCGGCAAGGTGTGGTCGATGATCGCCCAGGCCCCGCTCGGTCACCGCGGACGCCTCGCGAGCGAGTGGGGCGTCACGTGGGAGGCAGTTGCGAACCGCAGCATCCTCGTGCACGCGGACCTCTTCGCCTACGGGATGGCGGCGGCCGTCGTCCTGCTCACCCTGTCGGCGGACGAGGCGCTGCGCGACCGCGTCGCCGCCTGGCGGGTGCCCGCCGGGATCGTCGCCGCCGCGCTCATCGTCGTCGCCTCGGAGGCGCCCGTGGGCGCGTTCGAGGAGAGCATCGTGGCCGCCTCGTGCGCGATGCTGCTGCTGCTCGTGGCGCTGCCGCGGCGCGGGGGATCCCTCGGCCCGGTGACGCGGTTCCTCGAGCTGCGGTGGATCGCCTGGCTCGGCACGATCTCGTTCAGCGTGTACCTCTGGCACCTGCCGGTGATCCGCTTCCTCCGCCGCGCGGGCCTCGTGCTGCCGGACACGCTCGCGGGCTTCGCCCTGAACACGCTCGTGGTCGGAGCGGTGACGCTCGCGCTCTCGGCGGCGACCTACTACGCGATCGAGCGGCCGGCGCTGCGGCTGAAGGCCGTCACGCGCTAGACCACGCCGCGACACGGGCCCGGCACGACGAAGGGCCGCTCCCGGAGGAGCGGCCCTTGGCGTTCGTGCCTGTCCTGCTGTGCCTCCCGGAGGAGGCGGTGTGTCGGGGTAACAGGATTTGAACCTGCGACCTCTTCGTCCCGAACGAAGCGCGCTACCAAACTGCGCCACACCCCGATGGCCCGAGGGCCGGGCTCTACGATACCCGATGTTCGCGGGTCCGGAGTACGCCGCGGGCGGTCAGACCGCCGTGAGCGTGAGCAGCGTCGCCTCGGGGAAGCAGGCGAAGCGCACGGGCGCGTAGATCGAGGTGCCGAGGCCAGCGCTCACGTGGAGGAACGACGCCCGGTCGGCGTGAGGCCAGACGCTGAGGCCCTTCACCTGGCGGCGCGGGATGTCGCAGTTGGTGACGAGCGCGCCGTAGCCGGGCACGCAGACCTGGCCGCCGTGCGTGTGCCCGGCGAAGATCATGCGGGCGCCGTTGGTGACGAACGAGTCGAGCACCCGGCGGTAGGGCGCGTGCGCGACGCCGATCGACACGACCGGCGCGTCCGAGGCGCCCTGGTAGGCGTCCCCGTCCTCGCGCAGCGCGTCGAGGGCTCCGGGGAGCGCCTCGAGGTGGTCGAAGTCCCGGTGAGGGTCGTCCACGCCGAAGAACTCCAGCAGCGTGCCGTTGACCTCGATCGCGCCGGCCGCGTTGTTGAGGTCGACCCAGCCGAGCGACGCGTAGAGCCGCTCGAGCCGCGCGAGGTCGAGGTCGGCGGGCCGCTGCGTGGCGTGCGTGTTGGCGGTGAAGTACTTGAACGGGTTCTTGAGCATCGGCCCGTAGTAGTCGTTCGAGCCGTGCACGAAGACGCCGGGGATCCCGCGGAAGGCCTCGAGCGTCTCCTCGACCGCGATGATGCCCTGTTCGTGGCCCGTGTTGTCGCCGGTGTC encodes:
- a CDS encoding polysaccharide biosynthesis tyrosine autokinase is translated as MELREYIRILRRSWVLILLVLLLGVGAAAGYSLVQTPEYRASSKVFVSTQSAGTVQDLSQGSTFTQQAVKSYADVVATPAVLEPVIAQLGLDATAESLAPKITATAAADTVIIQISVEDEQAEAAATIANAVARSFTDFVADLTPLDVNGQPQVKITTLQEARIPASPVSPQVPLNLALGGLIGLALGVAAAVLRATLDTRIRGERDLRLVTHAPILGGIAYDPKAKDRPLIVQSDPRSPRAESFRSLRTNLQFLDFGGRARSFVITSAVESEGKSTTSANLAIALSDAGARVAVIDADLRRPKLASYLGLEGAVGLTDVLIGRAELKDVLQPWGNRNMFVLPAGQIPPNPSELLGSRTMVTLLKELEAEFDTVLIAAPPLLPVTDSAVLSKSAGGAILIVSSGRAHRGQVHAAIESLNSVGAEVLGVVLTMLPTKGPDAYGYGQYGYSYVRPDSAETASPAAP
- a CDS encoding DUF4012 domain-containing protein: MTVAVAAIAVLLLLWIAWVAARALLARGELEQAVPLASSVQSDLLAGDPAGASANVAQLRDHSARAVSLTGDPVWAVTEHVPFVGPNLRAFREIAGIVDRIGGEALQPVVGIAGTLDVASLTPKDGRLDLDPIVAAQEPVRQADDALDAALTDVTAIDTGSTIRPVADAVARLEETVGKAAETLAVVRHVTDLAPAMLGADGDRSYLLMFQNNAEVRSTGGIPGALALVRTGGGAFSLAAQDSARAFPRLAEPALPLDPQTAGLYGTITGRYMQDVTLTPEFPQAAPLAAEMWRLKHGQAVDGVISIDPVALSYLLEATGPITLATGDVLRSDDAVDLLLHDVYLRYPNPDVQDAVFASVADSVFAKVSSGDVDPAALVKALGHAAEERRILIWNSRADEQATLDGTTFQGSLPADNDESTVFGVFLNDSTGAKMDYFLSLRTTLAMAMCRDDGRPDYRTEVILGSTAPADAASLPFVVTGGGVYGVAPGDVKTRVAVYGPPGTVPLRVHIDGQETQFQPEIVGGRAVAQVEVTLKPGQEVRITVDTLGDKKTDTPLSIVTTPVINTIATQFRSLSCDPAQ
- a CDS encoding sortase, with translation MLKKILAGAAIALAATFTVATAANADPYTPEGGVTVSDPTVAPGESTVLSFGPGSFAPVSPVTITISGEDAANATLASFRTAPMAVTTNSITKTSANDGSLRVTVTLPAGSAAGSYALTGTDAQGNTVSTTISVVAAAGNGTATGGSSADGAAGLPVTGGQLPVVLIWTGGGLLLLGAALVVVLATVRRQRATV
- a CDS encoding sortase, producing MLAKTLAGAFVALVITVSVPVAAQAENYVPKDSTVACSGMTVTPAAVAPGESVRIAGVAGSFTAGETVAVRLSAAAGAPAAAGDPAASLTAAADGSVSGTLVVPTTATGTWRANQTAASGDHWCGIVSVVPASTRTAADAGSLPITGGTLPIGPAITGGGLLLAGAAAAGIATARRRRAS
- a CDS encoding VanZ family protein, giving the protein MLLLAYVALIRLVTLTPDSVDRGVHPHLMRGVVFVQHHGMPWFRYTMLEEAANVALFAPLGMLGVLAFGVPRWWVVVLAGTAMSATVELAQGAFLPVRVASVTDVAANGAGALLGAATAALIGARTRRRGRIRS
- a CDS encoding LLM class flavin-dependent oxidoreductase; translated protein: MPLDVLDLAPRPFGGTNADAVAGSIRLAQAAEAAGYSRFWVAEHHGMPGIASSAPAVLLAGIAARTSTIRVGSGGVMLPNHTPLVVAEQFGTLRALYGDRIDLGIGRAPGTDGATAMALRRSEAGLGVDDFPQQLVDLVGFFSGGMADDNPLRGITAVPGLGDRPQMWLLGSSGYSAQVAAALGIRFAFAHHFAGDRTEQALALYRERFEPSDDLAAPHSAIAVNVIADEDPEVVEREARAGRITWLRMRQGGKPQPVDPAKAAAYAFSDLEREIIGARDRRQAIGSPDAVRIGLERLLSSTGADELIVAPSSTTLEHRIQTLRIVRDLAIGEARAA
- a CDS encoding transglycosylase domain-containing protein, with translation MRKTDLTISTRLGAFLGLVGMSTIAGVLVAAMVTPAIAVSGIAANSTIGVFEDIPDNLQIDNLAQKTVLYAKQGDQQVPFAEFFSQDREEVPWEAVSSYAKDAAIATEDPRYYEHGGVDVLSAARALAQNVLNKEVQSGASTITMQYVRNVLVQKAQNMVDSSDEATQAEGRKAFQEATQPDMPRKLKEMRMAIGVEKKYSKNEILLAYLNIANFGSRVYGIESAARYYFNVSAADLTLEQAASLIATVNAPEVFKIDNPDNLGRNKERRDLLLRNMLKEQKITQEQYDTASAAAITPTITPSTSGCIQANPISAAYFCDYVKNEILTNPEFGATPAERDAVLKRGGMQVYTTLDLDIQGNAAEQMRKQVPTTARFTKIGGSVVSREVKTGRIIAMAQNTDYGVAADQAGVTEINYSADKAHGGSAGFQVGSTYKIFTLVDWLKSGKSVYQTVNASKTKWNQSEFRACGERVGSEPYTVTNDTNTGATSNQTVLQATVASVNSAFIAMASQLDICDINQTAKDMGVYNADNRDLQNYPPDVVGSGGNNVAPLQMATAFASVANQGTMCPPIAIDKVVLPDESELVTPKSECAQAMSPEVANTAAFTLKAVMGGTGAASNPRDGTEIMGKTGTTDRSKDTWFVGSSTEVTTAVWVGNVEGFASMRRNVLNGSAADSARHRIFKPLQTFIDDRYPAEGFPAPSSTLTKKPYVPPAPKPTQSAAPTAPEAPAAPAAPAQPAPPAEE
- a CDS encoding acyltransferase family protein yields the protein MTGTPTSAPARVRTLLPGIEGLRGVAAVAVLLYHVQRQLARPTTDVPLVGEVAFFSHGVTLFFVLSGFLLFLPFARGLVDGGAMPRLSRYAANRVLRVFPGYIVVLLLVSLVLRIAILPRETRDAGISVGTLGPVDTVVNALLLQGYTPRTLRSGIEVAWTLAVEVSFYVVLPVVALLAARLLRGRATWIRALAPAAVLLLIGVAGKVWSMIAQAPLGHRGRLASEWGVTWEAVANRSILVHADLFAYGMAAAVVLLTLSADEALRDRVAAWRVPAGIVAAALIVVASEAPVGAFEESIVAASCAMLLLLVALPRRGGSLGPVTRFLELRWIAWLGTISFSVYLWHLPVIRFLRRAGLVLPDTLAGFALNTLVVGAVTLALSAATYYAIERPALRLKAVTR
- a CDS encoding metallophosphoesterase, which produces MSVVGTIARTVGGVAAAGAAVFAYASFYERRRFTLREVTVPVLPVGADPIRVLHLSDMHMAPWQHKKQRWVRELADLEPDLVVDTGDNTGHEQGIIAVEETLEAFRGIPGVFVHGSNDYYGPMLKNPFKYFTANTHATQRPADLDLARLERLYASLGWVDLNNAAGAIEVNGTLLEFFGVDDPHRDFDHLEALPGALDALREDGDAYQGASDAPVVSIGVAHAPYRRVLDSFVTNGARMIFAGHTHGGQVCVPGYGALVTNCDIPRRQVKGLSVWPHADRASFLHVSAGLGTSIYAPVRFACFPEATLLTLTAV